In Synechococcus sp. CB0101, a genomic segment contains:
- a CDS encoding allophycocyanin subunit beta-18, giving the protein MRDAITGLIGRYDQLGRYFDRDAVDRIATYFSQAQLRLAAVELINREAAEIVREASQRLWQSDPELLLPGGNAYTTRRWAACLRDMDYFLRYASYALVADDSTILNERVLNGLDDTYKSLGVPTGPTVRSIALMADVVCELLLDAGVATAEQLSAVVRAPFEHLCRGLADNNVRAR; this is encoded by the coding sequence ATGCGCGATGCCATCACCGGTCTGATCGGTCGGTACGACCAGCTGGGCCGCTACTTCGATCGCGATGCAGTTGATCGCATTGCCACCTACTTCTCTCAGGCGCAACTGCGTTTGGCCGCTGTTGAGTTGATCAATCGCGAAGCCGCTGAAATCGTGCGTGAGGCCAGCCAGCGCCTGTGGCAGTCGGATCCGGAACTGCTGCTGCCTGGCGGCAACGCCTACACCACCCGTCGCTGGGCTGCCTGCCTGCGCGACATGGATTACTTCCTGCGCTACGCCAGCTACGCCCTCGTGGCCGACGACAGCACGATCCTCAACGAGCGAGTGCTGAATGGTCTCGATGACACCTATAAGAGCCTTGGCGTGCCCACAGGTCCCACGGTTCGCAGCATTGCGCTGATGGCAGATGTGGTGTGTGAGCTTTTGCTGGATGCCGGCGTAGCAACGGCTGAACAGCTTTCCGCCGTTGTGCGGGCACCGTTTGAGCATCTCTGCCGCGGCCTCGCTGATAACAACGTTCGCGCCCGCTGA
- a CDS encoding nucleoside deaminase — protein MGSGAGIVLKAEAMDLEPAEHILWMQRLLRRAEAVGCEGEIPVAAVVLDAQGRAVGWGSNRRERDQQPLGHAELMALQQAARLRGDWRFNDCTLLVTLEPCPMCAGALVQARVGQVVFGAHDPKRGGLGGVLDLSTSPSAHHSMLVVGGVEAERCATQLERWFKQRRRQQREQRSGTPAAPAPGG, from the coding sequence ATGGGATCAGGCGCTGGCATTGTGCTCAAAGCAGAAGCGATGGATCTGGAGCCGGCGGAGCACATCCTCTGGATGCAGCGGCTGCTGCGGCGCGCTGAGGCCGTGGGCTGCGAAGGAGAAATCCCAGTGGCTGCCGTTGTGCTCGATGCCCAAGGCCGAGCCGTTGGCTGGGGAAGCAACCGGCGCGAGCGGGATCAACAGCCATTGGGCCATGCCGAGCTGATGGCGCTGCAGCAAGCTGCGCGCCTGCGGGGCGACTGGCGCTTCAACGACTGCACCCTGTTGGTCACCCTCGAACCCTGCCCGATGTGCGCCGGGGCTCTGGTGCAAGCGCGAGTCGGCCAGGTTGTGTTTGGAGCCCACGACCCCAAGCGCGGCGGTTTGGGAGGTGTGCTCGATCTCAGCACAAGCCCCAGCGCCCACCACTCGATGCTGGTGGTGGGCGGCGTGGAGGCCGAGCGCTGTGCGACTCAGCTGGAACGCTGGTTCAAGCAGCGGCGGCGGCAACAGCGGGAGCAGCGCTCCGGAACGCCGGCAGCTCCTGCTCCAGGAGGTTGA
- a CDS encoding YcjF family protein: MKPPARLWLWLGGGLLVLVVITAVLQAINNLVWQLSYLLPAWLVGPFMLLLFGGGALVMARVAWPWLEGWRRNRLGNNRPEGAPPAPPSNRQEAAQQQLQAVDQLLERIRDAVQREALQQERARVAAELERGDLVVVVFGTGSAGKTSLIRALLKDVVGQVGAAMGSTDACVSYRLRLNNLSRGIRLVDTPGILEAGDAGQRREQLARKQAAEADLLLLVVDGDLRAAEQEVFTALAQLGKRLLLVLNKCDLRGSEEERRLLALLRRRCQGRIEADDVLAASAAPQSVPMPGGKPLQPAPELDALLRRIAHVLHSDGEELIADNILMQSRRLSAAGRRLLNDQRQQDAEAVVDRYSWISAGVIAATPLPGVDLLGAAAVNAQMVMEIGRIHGVSLSRASAQELAVSVGRTLASLGVIKGGMGLISAALSLNVPALLLSLAVQAVGAGWLTRVAGRSFITYFQQDQDWGDGGMQEVVQRQYDLNSRDSALKAFLSAAFNRVVEPLQRQQKREQLPPRPQERS, translated from the coding sequence GTGAAACCCCCTGCACGGCTTTGGCTCTGGCTCGGCGGCGGCCTGCTGGTGCTGGTGGTGATCACCGCTGTGCTGCAGGCCATCAACAACCTGGTCTGGCAGCTGAGCTATCTGCTGCCGGCCTGGCTGGTGGGCCCGTTCATGCTGCTGCTGTTTGGCGGCGGCGCGCTGGTGATGGCGCGGGTGGCCTGGCCATGGCTGGAGGGCTGGCGCCGCAATCGTTTGGGCAACAACCGCCCTGAAGGCGCACCCCCAGCACCACCGAGCAACCGGCAGGAAGCCGCCCAGCAGCAGCTGCAGGCGGTGGATCAACTGCTGGAGCGCATTCGCGATGCCGTGCAGCGGGAAGCCCTGCAGCAGGAACGCGCCCGGGTGGCCGCCGAACTAGAGCGAGGCGACCTGGTGGTGGTGGTGTTTGGCACCGGCTCCGCTGGCAAAACCTCGCTGATCCGTGCCCTGCTCAAGGATGTGGTGGGACAGGTGGGAGCCGCCATGGGCTCCACCGATGCCTGCGTGAGCTATCGGCTGCGCTTGAACAACCTCAGCCGTGGCATCCGACTGGTGGACACGCCCGGCATCCTCGAGGCCGGTGATGCTGGTCAGCGACGCGAACAACTGGCCCGCAAGCAGGCGGCCGAAGCGGATTTGCTGCTGCTGGTGGTGGATGGCGACCTACGCGCCGCCGAACAGGAGGTGTTCACCGCCCTGGCGCAGCTGGGTAAGCGATTGCTGCTGGTGCTCAACAAGTGCGACCTACGGGGCAGCGAGGAAGAGCGCCGTCTCTTGGCCCTGCTGCGCCGCCGCTGTCAGGGCCGGATTGAAGCCGACGACGTACTTGCCGCCAGTGCCGCCCCGCAATCGGTGCCGATGCCAGGCGGAAAACCGCTGCAACCAGCACCCGAGCTCGATGCCCTTCTGCGGCGCATCGCCCACGTGCTGCACAGCGATGGCGAGGAGCTCATCGCCGACAACATCCTGATGCAAAGCCGGCGTTTGAGCGCGGCGGGCCGGAGGCTGCTCAACGACCAGCGTCAGCAGGATGCAGAAGCGGTGGTGGATCGCTACAGCTGGATCAGCGCCGGGGTGATCGCTGCCACCCCCTTGCCCGGTGTGGATCTGCTGGGAGCAGCGGCGGTGAATGCCCAGATGGTGATGGAAATCGGGCGCATCCACGGCGTGAGCCTGAGCCGCGCTTCCGCACAGGAACTGGCGGTGTCGGTGGGACGAACCCTGGCCAGCCTCGGCGTGATCAAAGGAGGCATGGGCCTGATCAGTGCAGCCCTGAGCCTGAATGTGCCGGCCCTGCTGCTCAGCCTTGCTGTGCAGGCGGTGGGCGCCGGCTGGCTCACCCGCGTCGCGGGTCGCAGTTTCATCACCTACTTCCAGCAGGACCAGGATTGGGGTGATGGCGGCATGCAGGAGGTGGTGCAGCGGCAATACGACCTCAACAGCCGCGATTCCGCGCTCAAAGCCTTTTTGAGTGCTGCGTTTAATCGAGTGGTGGAGCCGTTGCAGCGTCAGCAGAAGCGGGAACAGCTGCCACCGAGGCCGCAGGAGCGGAGCTAA
- the glnA gene encoding type I glutamate--ammonia ligase — protein MAKTAQDVLRQIKDEGIELIDLKFVDLHGKWQHLTVCQDLIDEAAFTEGVAFDGSSIRGWKAINESDMAMVPDPNTAWIDPFYSHKTLSLICSIQEPRSGQPYARCPRALAQKALDYLGSTGLADTAYFGPEPEFFVFDDVRYKSANGSSFYSVDSIEAPWNTDRVEEGGNLANKIQLKEGYFPVAPNDTLQDMRSEMLLTMGSLGVPIEKQHHEVATAQHELGMKFAELISAADNVMIYKYVVRNVAKKYGKTATFMPKPIFADNGSGMHVHQSLWKGGQPLFWGEGTYANLSQTARWYIGGLLKHAPSFLAFTNPTTNSYKRLVPGFEAPVNLVYSQGNRSAAVRIPLTGTNPKAKRLEFRSGDALSNPYLGFAAMLMAGIDGIKNQIDPGDGTDVDLFELSAEELAKISTVPASLNGSLEALKADHEYLLAGGVFTEDFIDNWIALKYEEVQQLRQRPHPHEFTMYYDA, from the coding sequence ATGGCCAAAACCGCCCAGGACGTCCTCCGTCAGATCAAGGACGAGGGCATCGAACTGATCGATCTCAAGTTCGTCGACCTTCACGGCAAGTGGCAGCACCTCACCGTCTGCCAGGACCTGATCGACGAAGCCGCCTTTACCGAGGGTGTGGCCTTCGACGGCTCCTCGATCCGCGGTTGGAAAGCGATCAACGAATCGGATATGGCGATGGTGCCGGATCCGAATACCGCCTGGATTGATCCCTTCTACAGCCACAAAACCCTCAGCCTGATCTGCTCGATTCAGGAGCCCCGCAGCGGTCAGCCCTACGCCCGTTGCCCCCGCGCCCTGGCACAGAAGGCCCTTGATTACCTCGGTTCCACAGGCCTGGCTGACACCGCCTACTTCGGCCCGGAGCCCGAATTCTTCGTTTTTGACGACGTTCGCTACAAGAGCGCCAACGGCTCCAGCTTCTACAGCGTGGATTCGATCGAAGCTCCTTGGAACACCGATCGAGTGGAAGAAGGCGGCAACCTCGCCAACAAGATCCAGCTGAAAGAGGGTTACTTCCCCGTCGCCCCCAACGACACCCTGCAGGACATGCGCAGCGAAATGCTGCTCACCATGGGTTCCCTGGGCGTGCCGATCGAAAAGCAGCACCACGAGGTGGCCACGGCGCAACACGAACTCGGCATGAAGTTCGCCGAGCTGATCAGCGCGGCCGACAACGTGATGATCTACAAGTACGTGGTGCGCAACGTTGCCAAGAAGTACGGCAAGACCGCCACATTCATGCCCAAGCCGATCTTTGCCGACAACGGCAGCGGCATGCACGTGCACCAGAGCCTCTGGAAAGGCGGCCAACCTCTGTTCTGGGGTGAAGGCACCTACGCCAACCTCTCGCAAACCGCCCGTTGGTACATCGGTGGCCTGCTGAAGCACGCCCCCAGCTTCCTGGCCTTCACCAACCCCACCACCAACAGCTACAAGCGACTGGTGCCCGGCTTCGAAGCACCGGTGAACCTGGTGTACTCCCAGGGCAACCGCTCCGCCGCCGTGCGCATCCCCCTCACCGGAACGAACCCGAAGGCCAAGCGCCTCGAGTTCCGCTCCGGCGACGCGCTCTCCAACCCCTATCTGGGTTTCGCGGCCATGCTGATGGCCGGCATCGATGGCATCAAGAACCAGATCGACCCGGGCGACGGCACCGACGTTGACCTGTTCGAGCTCTCGGCCGAAGAGCTGGCCAAGATCTCCACGGTGCCCGCTTCGTTGAACGGTTCTCTGGAAGCCCTCAAGGCCGACCACGAGTATCTGCTCGCCGGTGGCGTCTTCACCGAAGACTTCATCGACAACTGGATCGCTCTGAAATACGAGGAGGTGCAGCAGCTGCGTCAGCGGCCTCACCCCCACGAATTCACCATGTACTACGACGCCTGA
- a CDS encoding aminotransferase class V-fold PLP-dependent enzyme — MGEPCGAALAPAPQHEPAAPASLPLFPDPAQLDPALSAFLQQAGDQLCRWWADSSTRSPLPLLSVLPEAAPGPTGLDPIALLDDLQLVMDGAFNPVHPGSMAHLDPPPLTASVAADLICAGLNNNLLAEELSPSLSRLERSLCAWMAERLGLGDQAGGVAASGGSLSNLMALVVARHQRGLVGVPEALVFCSADAHVSIAKALAVMGLPATALRPVPVDGHGGLQVDDLAAQLDGAAAAGVPVLAVVATAGTTVRGAIDPLAAIAALCRQRQIWLHVDGAIGAVFGLSAAHAHLIDGLSNADSLTVNPQKLLGITKTSSLLLLRQPDALAACFATGLPYMEPSWADAHGGECGLQGTRPAEVLKLWLGLRQLGLSGIAQLLDGALQRRSQLQALLAGLPLEHCSGPLHLLAFTPEGLAPAQAEQWSLQTRHHLLERQLMLSRPLYQGRHHLKAVLGNPHTGAAQLEAVAEVVAASVHASVPLR, encoded by the coding sequence ATGGGAGAACCCTGTGGCGCCGCCTTGGCTCCAGCCCCTCAGCACGAGCCTGCGGCCCCTGCATCTCTGCCGCTGTTCCCCGATCCGGCGCAGCTGGATCCGGCTTTGAGCGCCTTTCTTCAGCAGGCCGGTGATCAGTTGTGCCGCTGGTGGGCCGATTCGAGCACCCGTTCGCCGCTTCCCCTGCTGAGTGTGCTGCCGGAGGCAGCACCCGGCCCCACCGGCCTCGATCCCATCGCCCTGCTGGACGACCTGCAGCTGGTGATGGATGGAGCTTTCAATCCCGTGCACCCGGGATCGATGGCCCACCTGGATCCACCGCCGCTCACCGCTTCGGTGGCAGCGGATCTGATCTGCGCAGGCCTCAACAACAACCTCTTGGCTGAGGAGCTCTCCCCCAGCCTCTCGCGCCTGGAACGCAGCTTGTGTGCCTGGATGGCGGAGCGGTTGGGCCTGGGTGATCAGGCCGGCGGCGTGGCCGCGAGTGGCGGCAGCTTGAGCAATCTCATGGCGCTGGTGGTGGCGCGCCATCAGCGCGGGCTGGTGGGGGTGCCGGAAGCGCTGGTGTTCTGCAGCGCCGATGCCCATGTTTCGATCGCGAAGGCCCTGGCGGTGATGGGCCTACCTGCCACCGCCCTGCGGCCGGTGCCGGTGGATGGACACGGTGGTTTGCAGGTGGATGATCTGGCCGCTCAACTGGATGGTGCTGCCGCCGCTGGTGTGCCGGTGCTGGCCGTGGTGGCCACGGCCGGCACCACCGTGCGTGGCGCCATTGATCCCTTGGCCGCCATCGCAGCGCTCTGCCGTCAGCGCCAGATCTGGCTGCATGTGGATGGTGCGATTGGTGCTGTGTTCGGCCTGAGTGCTGCTCACGCTCATCTCATCGATGGCCTCAGCAACGCCGATTCGCTCACCGTGAATCCGCAGAAGTTGCTCGGGATCACCAAAACCTCCTCGCTGCTGCTGCTGCGCCAACCCGATGCTTTGGCGGCCTGCTTTGCCACCGGTCTCCCCTACATGGAACCCAGTTGGGCCGATGCCCATGGCGGTGAATGTGGCTTGCAGGGCACCCGCCCAGCGGAGGTGCTCAAGCTCTGGCTTGGCCTGCGTCAGCTGGGGCTGAGTGGCATTGCCCAGCTCCTCGATGGAGCCCTGCAGCGCCGTTCCCAGTTACAAGCGCTGCTGGCCGGCTTACCGCTGGAGCACTGCAGCGGTCCATTGCATCTCCTGGCCTTTACCCCCGAAGGCCTCGCTCCCGCGCAGGCAGAGCAGTGGTCGCTGCAGACCCGCCACCACTTGCTTGAACGCCAGCTGATGCTGTCGCGCCCGCTGTATCAAGGTCGCCACCACCTCAAGGCCGTGCTGGGCAATCCCCACACCGGTGCAGCCCAGCTGGAAGCGGTGGCTGAGGTGGTGGCTGCCTCAGTTCACGCTTCTGTGCCCCTTCGCTGA
- a CDS encoding alanine--glyoxylate aminotransferase family protein: protein MATSTPPVSDRHRLNLGPIATPDRLLLGPGPSNAHPTVLQALSRTPIGHLDPLYVALMSEVQELLRYVWQTDNRLTLPMSGTGSAAMEATLANMVEPGDTVLVAVKGYFGLRLQDMAGRYRADVRTIEKPWGEAFSLEEIEAGLKEHRPKILAMVHAETSTGVRQPMEGIGDLCRQYDCLLLLDTVTSLGAVPLFLDDWKVDLAYSCSQKGLSCPPGLGPFTMGPRAEEKLAARSGKVPNWYLDVSLLNQYWGSDRVYHHTAPVNMNFGMREALRLIAEEGLDNVWERHRRNAERLWSGLEALGLQCHVPAELRLPTLTTVRIPEGVDGKAFTLHLLNKHGIEVGGGLGALAGKVWRIGLMGYNSREENVDLLLNLLEQELPAFRSAAPAVAAAAA, encoded by the coding sequence TTGGCAACCTCCACTCCTCCTGTGTCCGATCGGCATCGTCTGAACCTTGGTCCGATCGCCACACCGGATCGGTTGCTCCTGGGTCCTGGCCCCTCCAATGCCCACCCCACGGTGCTGCAGGCCCTGAGCCGCACACCGATCGGTCACCTCGATCCGCTCTACGTGGCGTTGATGAGCGAGGTGCAGGAGCTGTTGCGCTACGTCTGGCAGACGGATAACCGCCTCACCCTGCCGATGAGCGGTACGGGTTCGGCGGCGATGGAAGCCACCCTCGCCAACATGGTGGAGCCCGGCGACACCGTGCTGGTGGCCGTTAAGGGCTATTTCGGCTTGCGCCTGCAGGACATGGCCGGCCGTTACCGCGCCGATGTGCGCACGATCGAGAAGCCCTGGGGTGAGGCCTTCAGCCTCGAGGAGATCGAAGCCGGTCTGAAGGAGCACCGCCCCAAGATCCTGGCGATGGTGCATGCCGAAACGTCCACCGGTGTGCGGCAGCCGATGGAAGGCATTGGTGATCTCTGCCGCCAGTACGACTGCCTGCTGCTGCTCGACACCGTCACCTCCCTCGGTGCTGTGCCGCTCTTCCTGGATGACTGGAAGGTGGACCTGGCCTACAGCTGCAGCCAGAAGGGCCTCAGCTGCCCTCCGGGCCTCGGCCCCTTCACCATGGGACCCCGCGCCGAAGAAAAGCTGGCGGCCCGCAGCGGCAAGGTGCCCAACTGGTACCTGGATGTGAGCCTGCTCAACCAGTACTGGGGCAGTGATCGGGTGTATCACCACACCGCTCCGGTGAACATGAACTTCGGCATGCGTGAGGCCCTGCGCCTGATCGCCGAGGAGGGTCTCGACAACGTGTGGGAGCGCCACCGTCGCAATGCGGAGCGTCTGTGGTCCGGTCTTGAAGCGCTTGGTCTGCAATGCCACGTTCCGGCCGAGCTGCGCTTGCCCACCCTCACCACCGTTCGCATCCCCGAGGGTGTGGATGGCAAGGCCTTCACGCTGCACCTGCTCAACAAGCACGGCATTGAAGTCGGCGGCGGTCTCGGCGCTCTGGCCGGCAAGGTCTGGCGTATCGGCCTGATGGGCTACAACAGCCGCGAGGAAAACGTCGACCTGTTGCTCAACCTCCTGGAGCAGGAGCTGCCGGCGTTCCGGAGCGCTGCTCCCGCTGTTGCCGCCGCCGCTGCTTGA